A stretch of Parvimonas micra DNA encodes these proteins:
- the miaA gene encoding tRNA (adenosine(37)-N6)-dimethylallyltransferase MiaA has protein sequence MKKKIIFIVGPTSVGKTKLSVDIAKEFSGEIISCDSMQIYREFNIGTAKITEEEIRGTNHYMIDILDGNQKFNVSEYKKMAEKYIEVIYSHNNIPIFAGGTGLYVNSILYDFKFTDAEQSMDLRERITKFYEKNGADLLYDLLLYLDYSSREKIHKNNIKRVIRAIEVCVNTKKEFSEQCKDYENNNCKYDYLIIGLTLDRKILYDKINSRVDIMINNGLVEEATSLYKKYGEYSQPFTAIGYKEFIPYFKREITLESCIDNIKQNSRKYAKRQFTWFNRNENIHWIDVENGYDKVLFKSKKLVKDFLTKGEL, from the coding sequence ATGAAGAAAAAAATAATATTTATTGTTGGCCCTACATCTGTCGGAAAAACAAAGTTAAGCGTTGATATAGCAAAAGAATTTTCAGGAGAAATTATTTCTTGTGATTCCATGCAAATTTATAGAGAATTTAATATTGGAACTGCTAAAATAACAGAAGAGGAAATAAGGGGAACTAACCATTATATGATTGATATTTTAGATGGCAATCAAAAATTTAATGTTTCTGAATATAAAAAAATGGCAGAGAAGTACATTGAAGTAATATATTCTCATAATAATATTCCAATATTTGCTGGTGGAACAGGACTTTATGTAAATTCTATATTATATGATTTTAAATTTACTGATGCTGAACAATCAATGGATTTAAGAGAACGAATAACCAAATTTTACGAAAAAAATGGGGCAGATTTACTTTATGATTTATTATTATATCTAGACTATTCAAGTAGAGAAAAAATTCATAAAAACAATATAAAAAGAGTAATTAGAGCAATAGAAGTTTGTGTAAATACAAAAAAAGAATTTTCCGAACAATGCAAAGATTATGAAAATAATAATTGTAAGTATGATTACTTAATAATAGGGCTAACTTTAGATAGAAAAATATTATATGATAAAATAAATTCTAGAGTCGATATAATGATTAATAATGGACTTGTTGAAGAAGCAACAAGTCTATATAAAAAATATGGCGAGTATTCACAACCATTTACTGCTATTGGATACAAAGAGTTTATTCCATATTTTAAGAGAGAAATTACTCTGGAATCTTGTATTGATAATATAAAACAAAATTCAAGAAAATACGCTAAAAGACAATTTACTTGGTTTAATAGGAATGAAAATATACATTGGATTGATGTTGAAAATGGATATGATAAAGTTCTATTTAAATCTAAAAAATTAGTAAAAGATTTTTTAACCAAAGGAGAATTATAA
- the mutL gene encoding DNA mismatch repair endonuclease MutL — translation MSIKLLSEDTIQKIAAGEVIENPYSVIKELVENSIDSGATFIKVEIKNAGKKEIMISDNGCGIEEDDIELAFTKHATSKLNNFEDIYSILSYGFRGEALASISAISKVDINTRTKNSEFGIHCYLENNKIIRKNKIGMNLGTTIYIRDLFYNVPIRKKFLKSDAYENSIITTLMYSFALANQKISFKYIKDSKVVFETSEKNTLKDDIKYIFKDDFYKNLISINIEDSDYKIYGYISNNHFYKGSRASQFLFVNGRYIFDEKIRNIIEKSIATLIPKGKFPAFVIFIEVNPSLIDINVHPNKRKIKFIFEDKLLNLLNNNITDIVLKNTTSDFISVKEEQKEKILYNEEKINNKQSSEEDIIEAIIYDDDYNTQNIVNKFSYDDLFKVNKDDIQTINEEDNIENYIVKDEKVENTPVLEQIKLDDNTETSKNILDYEIIGKIFSKYILLSDKDEFIIIDILNAKYRLLYENLLDNYNNCTITKQILLFPIILELNEYKLSVFNTIKDKLNNLGIEADIFDENSIAIRTMPNLLNDNLDKEDIREMLDELLFKDNRVFEDSLYKMVCKKRINTSLTDFEVEELLSQLSKINLDINFYDKKILRKISKEDFDKLFFKE, via the coding sequence ATGTCTATAAAATTATTGTCAGAAGATACAATTCAAAAAATTGCAGCAGGAGAAGTTATAGAAAATCCTTATTCTGTAATAAAAGAATTGGTTGAAAATTCAATAGATTCAGGTGCAACATTTATTAAGGTTGAAATAAAAAATGCAGGTAAAAAAGAAATTATGATTTCTGATAACGGCTGTGGAATTGAAGAAGATGATATAGAGTTGGCATTTACCAAACACGCTACATCTAAATTAAATAATTTTGAAGATATATATTCTATTCTTTCTTATGGATTTAGAGGAGAGGCATTAGCTAGTATATCTGCAATTTCAAAAGTTGATATTAATACAAGAACAAAGAACAGTGAATTCGGAATTCACTGTTATCTTGAAAATAATAAGATTATTAGAAAAAATAAGATAGGGATGAATTTAGGAACAACAATTTACATTAGAGATTTATTTTACAATGTTCCTATTAGAAAGAAATTTTTAAAATCAGATGCATATGAAAACTCAATCATAACAACGTTGATGTACTCTTTTGCATTGGCTAATCAAAAAATATCTTTTAAATATATAAAAGATTCGAAAGTTGTATTCGAAACAAGTGAAAAAAATACTTTAAAAGATGATATAAAATATATCTTTAAAGATGATTTTTATAAGAATTTAATTTCTATAAACATTGAGGACTCAGATTATAAGATTTATGGATATATTTCAAATAATCACTTTTATAAAGGCAGTAGAGCATCACAATTTTTATTTGTTAATGGAAGATATATTTTTGATGAAAAGATTAGAAATATAATAGAAAAATCAATTGCTACATTAATACCAAAAGGAAAGTTTCCTGCATTTGTAATATTTATCGAAGTAAATCCCAGCTTAATAGATATAAATGTTCATCCAAATAAAAGAAAGATTAAATTTATTTTTGAAGACAAGTTACTAAATTTACTTAATAATAACATTACTGACATTGTTCTAAAAAATACTACAAGTGATTTTATATCTGTAAAGGAAGAACAAAAAGAAAAAATCTTATACAACGAAGAAAAGATTAATAACAAACAATCTTCAGAAGAAGATATTATTGAAGCTATAATTTATGATGATGATTATAATACACAAAATATAGTAAATAAGTTTTCTTATGATGATTTATTTAAAGTAAATAAAGATGATATACAAACGATAAATGAAGAAGATAATATTGAAAATTATATTGTTAAGGACGAAAAAGTAGAAAATACTCCAGTATTGGAACAAATAAAACTTGATGATAATACTGAAACTTCAAAAAATATTTTAGATTATGAAATTATAGGTAAAATTTTTTCAAAATATATTTTATTGTCCGATAAGGATGAGTTTATAATTATAGATATATTAAATGCTAAATATAGACTGTTGTATGAAAATTTATTGGATAATTACAATAATTGTACTATTACAAAACAGATACTTTTATTTCCTATAATTTTGGAATTAAATGAATATAAATTGAGTGTGTTTAATACTATTAAAGATAAATTGAATAATTTAGGTATAGAAGCTGATATTTTTGATGAAAATTCTATAGCAATAAGGACAATGCCTAATTTATTAAATGATAATTTAGATAAAGAAGATATTAGAGAAATGCTTGATGAACTGTTATTTAAAGATAATAGAGTGTTTGAAGATTCGCTATACAAAATGGTTTGTAAAAAACGAATAAATACTAGTTTAACGGATTTCGAAGTAGAAGAATTATTGTCACAGTTATCTAAAATAAATCTAGATATAAATTTCTATGATAAAAAAATATTAAGAAAAATATCTAAAGAAGATTTTGATAAATTATTTTTTAAGGAATAA
- the mutS gene encoding DNA mismatch repair protein MutS, with protein MSDFTPMMKQYLEVKSNYNDCIIFYRLGDFYEMFFEDAKIVSKILDLALTKRDCGSGKTAPMCGIPHHVVNQYLYKLVSEGFKVAICEQVQDPKLAKGIVKREVIKLVTPGTIDEFDELATNKNNYIMSIYMDSTNLSITYSDISTSEIFCTSIFEMNRDNLITALEEEVIRTTPSEVIINSNILKSLEKSVVKLLKNLRIVYTKVDIDQDFKSLRENNEEFYSSNLSNKILLFSIDNFYKYVCRFNVKLNDFKKVNLYKLSDYLRIDANSRINLELKKNNFSNDINGSLLSVINYTKTPMGFRLLNKWLDQPLLEIEKIQKRQSLVEDLVLNSNLRNELEELLASISDIERINSKISFGNCNARDLIHLKNSLSAVPKIKRLFLDSNTLFSNIALNIPDTEYIYNLINSAILEDVGILLKEGNLIKIGYDEELDVIRDNKIVGKEKLIKYEVDQRNITGIKNLRLIFNKKTGYFFEVTKSYQNLVPEYFELKQTLTNANRYKTNELLTIENMIFGSESDIIEKEYELFISIRNTIKMNIKTLQKLSDIISFIDSIYSLSIVAFKNNYCKPTLNSEGIIDIKNGRHPVIESFLSSINEFIPNDINIGQSDNLIQVITGPNMSGKSTYIRQIALIVILAQIGSFVPADSANISIVDKIFTRIGASDNLYKGESTFMVEMKEVNNILRYATKNSLLILDEVGRGTSTFDGLSLAWAILEYITKNIKSKTLFATHYHELIDLEHTFACIKNKHIQVIEDKENDEIVFLRKIMDGGANKSYGIAVAKLAGLPMEVINRSKIILDSIENKEIEIEKDIIDSSNVIKTKVNDKIITNLNSINIEKISPMEAFGILNDLINIAKSDNE; from the coding sequence ATGAGCGATTTTACACCAATGATGAAACAATATCTAGAAGTTAAATCTAATTATAATGATTGTATTATTTTTTATAGACTAGGTGATTTTTATGAAATGTTTTTTGAAGATGCAAAAATAGTTTCAAAAATTTTAGATCTAGCATTAACTAAAAGGGATTGTGGCAGTGGTAAAACTGCACCAATGTGTGGTATTCCACATCATGTTGTAAATCAATATTTATATAAGTTAGTTTCTGAAGGTTTTAAAGTTGCTATTTGTGAACAAGTTCAAGATCCAAAACTTGCTAAAGGAATTGTAAAGAGGGAAGTTATTAAACTAGTAACTCCGGGAACTATTGATGAATTTGATGAATTAGCTACTAATAAAAATAATTATATTATGAGTATCTATATGGATTCTACAAATTTAAGTATCACATATTCTGATATTTCAACCAGTGAAATATTCTGTACAAGTATTTTTGAAATGAACAGAGATAATTTAATTACAGCTTTAGAGGAAGAAGTAATTCGTACAACTCCGTCAGAAGTTATAATAAATTCAAATATATTAAAATCATTAGAAAAAAGTGTTGTTAAATTATTGAAAAATTTAAGAATTGTTTATACAAAAGTAGATATAGATCAAGATTTTAAATCTTTAAGAGAGAATAATGAAGAATTTTATTCTAGTAATCTTAGTAATAAAATATTACTTTTTTCAATAGATAACTTTTATAAATATGTTTGCAGATTTAATGTTAAATTGAATGATTTTAAAAAAGTTAATTTATATAAATTAAGTGATTATCTAAGAATTGATGCTAATTCAAGAATTAATTTGGAACTTAAAAAAAATAATTTTAGTAATGACATAAATGGCTCTTTATTATCAGTTATAAATTATACTAAAACTCCTATGGGTTTTAGATTGCTTAATAAATGGTTAGATCAACCTCTTCTAGAAATAGAAAAAATTCAAAAAAGGCAATCGTTGGTTGAAGATTTAGTTTTAAACTCAAATTTAAGAAATGAATTAGAAGAACTATTAGCAAGTATTTCTGATATAGAAAGAATAAATTCAAAAATTTCTTTTGGAAATTGTAATGCAAGAGATTTAATTCATTTAAAAAATTCTTTATCAGCTGTTCCAAAGATTAAAAGATTATTTTTAGATAGTAATACTTTATTTTCTAATATAGCTTTAAATATTCCTGATACCGAGTATATCTATAATCTTATAAATTCAGCTATTCTTGAAGACGTAGGAATTTTATTGAAAGAGGGAAATTTGATAAAGATTGGATATGATGAAGAACTTGATGTAATTAGAGATAATAAAATCGTTGGAAAAGAAAAGCTAATTAAATATGAAGTTGATCAAAGAAATATTACCGGAATTAAAAATTTAAGATTAATATTTAATAAGAAAACAGGTTATTTTTTTGAAGTTACAAAATCATATCAAAACTTAGTTCCCGAATATTTTGAATTAAAACAAACTTTAACTAATGCAAATAGGTATAAAACAAATGAACTTCTAACTATTGAAAATATGATATTCGGATCAGAAAGTGATATTATAGAAAAAGAATATGAATTATTTATTTCAATAAGAAATACAATAAAAATGAATATTAAAACATTACAAAAATTATCAGATATAATTTCATTTATAGATTCCATATATTCTTTATCAATAGTTGCATTTAAAAATAATTATTGTAAACCGACTTTAAATTCAGAAGGGATTATAGATATAAAAAATGGTAGACATCCTGTTATAGAAAGCTTTTTAAGTTCAATAAATGAATTTATCCCTAATGATATAAATATTGGGCAAAGTGATAATTTAATTCAGGTTATAACAGGACCTAATATGAGTGGGAAATCAACTTATATAAGACAGATAGCTCTCATAGTTATATTAGCTCAGATTGGTTCATTCGTACCTGCTGATAGTGCAAATATTTCGATAGTAGATAAGATATTTACTCGTATTGGAGCTTCAGATAATCTATATAAAGGAGAAAGTACCTTTATGGTAGAAATGAAAGAAGTTAATAATATTTTAAGATATGCTACTAAAAATAGTTTACTTATACTTGATGAGGTTGGGAGAGGAACTTCAACTTTTGATGGATTAAGTCTCGCTTGGGCAATTCTTGAGTATATTACAAAAAATATAAAATCGAAAACATTATTTGCTACACATTATCACGAATTAATTGACTTAGAACATACTTTTGCTTGCATAAAAAATAAACATATTCAAGTTATTGAAGATAAAGAAAATGATGAAATAGTCTTTTTAAGAAAGATAATGGATGGCGGAGCTAATAAGAGTTATGGAATAGCAGTTGCAAAACTTGCAGGACTTCCTATGGAAGTTATAAATCGTTCAAAAATTATTTTAGATAGCATTGAAAATAAGGAAATTGAAATAGAAAAAGATATTATTGATAGTTCAAATGTAATAAAAACTAAGGTCAATGATAAAATAATTACTAATCTAAATAGTATAAATATTGAAAAAATAAGCCCAATGGAAGCTTTTGGTATATTAAATGATTTAATAAATATAGCTAAAAGTGATAATGAATAG